A single genomic interval of Selenomonadales bacterium harbors:
- a CDS encoding YbaK/EbsC family protein, with protein sequence MAINRVRTYLKQWNKDTKVQEFDASSATVAEAALALGVEEARIAKSLAFALDDGAVMVVAAGDAKVDNRAYKAQFGKKAKMLTPEETVALTSHVVGGVCPFDVPPTTKVYLDVSLQRFETIFPACGTAHSAIELTCDELHECSRSLGWVDVCKNWRSEE encoded by the coding sequence ATGGCGATCAACCGCGTAAGAACATATTTGAAACAATGGAACAAAGATACGAAGGTGCAGGAATTCGATGCGTCGAGTGCGACCGTAGCCGAAGCCGCTCTCGCGCTCGGCGTCGAAGAAGCACGCATTGCCAAGAGCCTTGCGTTTGCCTTGGATGACGGTGCTGTCATGGTCGTGGCGGCAGGCGACGCGAAGGTGGATAACCGCGCGTACAAAGCACAGTTCGGCAAAAAGGCGAAGATGCTCACACCCGAAGAAACGGTAGCACTTACGAGCCATGTTGTCGGCGGTGTCTGCCCGTTCGATGTACCGCCTACGACAAAAGTGTATCTCGACGTATCCTTACAGCGATTCGAAACGATATTCCCTGCCTGCGGAACGGCGCACTCGGCGATCGAGCTGACGTGTGATGAGCTTCATGAGTGCTCTCGCTCGCTCGGCTGGGTCGATGTCTGCAAAAACTGGCGATCGGAGGAATGA
- a CDS encoding rhodanese-like domain-containing protein, translating to MNIVKYLLGTLVAVLCTACMANPSGAERITAQEAKARMEKNPHAIVLDVRTEAEYKSGHIKGAVLLPLDRLEAEAESVLPDKNAEILIYCRSGKRSAEAGEIMSALGYKNIADFGGILLWPYETEVDS from the coding sequence ATGAACATCGTAAAATATCTCTTAGGCACGCTCGTCGCTGTTCTCTGCACTGCCTGCATGGCGAATCCGAGCGGTGCGGAGCGCATCACCGCACAGGAAGCCAAAGCCCGTATGGAAAAAAATCCGCATGCCATCGTGCTTGATGTCCGCACCGAAGCGGAATACAAGAGCGGTCATATCAAAGGCGCAGTCCTTCTCCCGCTCGACAGATTGGAAGCGGAAGCGGAATCGGTGCTTCCCGACAAGAATGCAGAGATCCTCATCTACTGCCGAAGCGGAAAAAGAAGTGCCGAAGCGGGCGAGATCATGAGTGCGCTCGGCTACAAGAACATAGCCGATTTCGGCGGGATCCTCTTATGGCCGTACGAAACGGAAGTCGATTCTTGA
- a CDS encoding HAMP domain-containing histidine kinase, with product MAVGSEKLLAQMRRRLTMQNLGIVALIFMILTAITYSYVDYSLYRTKQERIEAVSEAMTQPDWAPRKRVTTSQRPNLGYLHIAPNGTLLRAASNLPFEIKEWRTFAEQAVGEQGHVEYGGTDIYYAWSQSPYGLRVVAFETDTIEKAILDNIFWTFIVAVLCSLGAFYLMSRYLAEKAVQPIEKAWSQQKAFIADASHELRTPLTVIRTNLDVVMCSPEETVEEQEEWLNNIREETDAMKELVESLFFLAQADAHQQRLECSAFDCRDMIASAVRAYTPMAEEKGITLTADLGGENIICGDDGKLRRVLRVLVENAIRHTEAGGVISVKLTDDGKTSCLTVTDTGEGIAPDALGHLFERFYQADSSRHKGGAGLGLAIAKWIVEAHGGTIGADSILGQGATFTVRLPKTGANKGGTSA from the coding sequence ATGGCAGTCGGATCGGAAAAACTTCTCGCGCAGATGCGCCGTCGTCTGACGATGCAGAACCTCGGTATCGTCGCTCTTATCTTTATGATATTGACGGCCATCACGTACAGCTACGTTGACTACTCCCTCTATCGGACGAAACAGGAACGTATCGAAGCCGTATCGGAAGCGATGACACAACCCGACTGGGCACCGCGCAAGCGAGTTACCACCAGCCAAAGGCCGAATCTCGGCTATCTCCATATCGCACCGAACGGTACGCTCCTCAGAGCCGCATCGAATCTGCCGTTTGAAATAAAAGAATGGCGCACCTTCGCCGAACAAGCAGTCGGTGAACAAGGTCATGTCGAATACGGCGGCACGGATATCTATTATGCATGGTCACAGTCCCCGTACGGACTGCGCGTCGTCGCATTCGAAACGGATACGATAGAAAAAGCGATACTCGATAATATCTTCTGGACGTTCATCGTAGCCGTTCTCTGTTCGCTCGGTGCCTTCTATCTGATGAGCCGATATCTCGCGGAAAAGGCCGTTCAGCCGATCGAGAAAGCATGGTCGCAGCAGAAGGCTTTTATCGCCGATGCCTCGCATGAGCTTCGGACACCGCTGACTGTGATTCGGACGAACCTCGACGTCGTCATGTGCAGTCCCGAAGAAACGGTCGAAGAACAGGAAGAATGGCTCAATAATATCCGCGAAGAAACGGACGCGATGAAAGAACTCGTCGAATCGCTCTTTTTCCTCGCGCAGGCCGATGCACACCAGCAACGGCTCGAATGCAGTGCGTTTGATTGTCGTGACATGATCGCATCTGCCGTGCGTGCGTATACGCCGATGGCAGAAGAAAAGGGCATCACGCTTACAGCCGATCTCGGCGGTGAGAATATCATCTGCGGTGACGATGGCAAACTGCGCCGCGTCCTGCGCGTGCTCGTTGAAAACGCTATTCGTCATACCGAGGCGGGCGGTGTTATCTCCGTCAAGCTGACGGACGACGGCAAGACATCTTGCCTCACCGTTACCGATACGGGCGAAGGCATCGCACCCGATGCGCTCGGTCATCTGTTCGAGCGATTTTATCAAGCAGACTCCTCGCGCCATAAAGGCGGAGCGGGGCTTGGTCTTGCCATCGCCAAGTGGATCGTCGAAGCACACGGCGGTACCATTGGTGCAGACAGCATCCTCGGACAAGGCGCGACCTTTACCGTACGCTTGCCCAAAACGGGCGCAAATAAAGGAGGCACATCAGCATGA
- a CDS encoding response regulator transcription factor, with protein sequence MRLLLVEDEKRLSDALAAILRKKGYQVDTALDGETGLDMAAEGTYDLLILDRMLPKRDGLSILREVRAMGYGMPVLFLTAKDTLDDRVEGLDAGADDYLVKPFDTPELLARIRSLLRRAEKEIVGDKLTGAGVVLDPLKGEATYHGKTVKLTVKEAVLLELLMKNAGQVLSKERILERVWGYSADVDTANVDLYIHYLRKKLTNDHIKTVRGVGYYFDGKEE encoded by the coding sequence ATGAGATTGCTCCTCGTAGAAGATGAAAAACGACTCTCTGACGCACTTGCTGCCATCCTGCGCAAAAAGGGCTACCAAGTAGATACTGCGCTCGATGGTGAAACGGGGCTTGATATGGCGGCAGAAGGCACGTACGACCTTTTGATCCTCGACCGTATGCTCCCGAAACGCGACGGTCTGTCTATTTTGCGCGAAGTGCGTGCGATGGGCTACGGTATGCCCGTTCTTTTCCTCACGGCAAAAGATACGCTCGACGACCGCGTGGAAGGCCTCGACGCAGGGGCGGACGATTATCTCGTCAAGCCGTTCGATACGCCCGAGCTTCTCGCGCGTATCCGCTCGCTTCTCCGCCGTGCCGAAAAAGAGATCGTCGGCGACAAGCTGACAGGCGCAGGTGTCGTCCTCGACCCCTTGAAAGGCGAAGCGACATACCACGGCAAGACCGTTAAGCTGACGGTCAAAGAAGCCGTGCTGTTGGAGCTTTTGATGAAAAATGCCGGTCAAGTGCTGTCAAAAGAACGCATTTTGGAACGTGTCTGGGGCTACTCTGCCGATGTCGATACGGCGAACGTTGACTTATATATCCACTACTTGCGCAAAAAGCTGACGAACGACCATATCAAGACGGTACGCGGTGTCGGCTACTACTTCGACGGGAAGGAAGAGTAA
- a CDS encoding efflux RND transporter periplasmic adaptor subunit yields MDKKKWIAGAIVLCLLGGGGYWYSSSQTATQETQQQIKTATVQRGDVMTEVSATGALSAVRSIEISSKVTGRITEMRVEENQHVEAGEVLAVLDSRALQQTLEQLRVKMDVAKANYDRAAELVEIGGYSLQQLDSALEAYEVARTNYESKLADLGDYTITTPISGIVIGKPLEEGQTVVQGISAAQVMMKIADLSEMQIEADVDETDIGKVKVGQNVTFTIDTYSGKTFTGTVTKISNQSTTANNVIYYTVYVAVHPTEYDLKPDMTARLVINTNERHNVLYLPNEAVKVVNGQATVQVLEKGKQVTKNVTTGLSGEMSTEIVSGLSEGEEVVIPEKKTKTRTPMKMF; encoded by the coding sequence ATGGATAAGAAAAAATGGATAGCAGGGGCGATCGTCCTTTGCCTCCTCGGCGGGGGCGGATATTGGTACTCCTCCTCGCAAACGGCAACACAAGAAACACAGCAGCAGATCAAAACGGCCACCGTACAGCGCGGTGACGTTATGACAGAAGTATCGGCAACGGGCGCACTCTCGGCAGTCCGTTCCATCGAGATCAGCTCGAAAGTAACAGGTCGTATCACAGAGATGCGCGTTGAAGAAAACCAGCACGTAGAAGCGGGCGAAGTCCTTGCTGTGCTCGACTCGCGCGCCCTCCAGCAGACGCTTGAACAACTCCGTGTCAAAATGGACGTAGCCAAAGCGAACTATGACCGTGCGGCAGAACTCGTCGAGATCGGCGGATACTCGCTCCAACAGCTCGACAGCGCACTCGAAGCGTATGAAGTCGCACGTACCAACTACGAAAGCAAGCTCGCCGACCTCGGTGACTACACTATCACCACCCCGATCAGCGGTATCGTCATCGGCAAACCGCTCGAAGAAGGACAGACAGTCGTACAAGGTATCTCGGCAGCACAGGTCATGATGAAGATCGCCGACCTTTCCGAGATGCAGATCGAAGCAGACGTTGACGAAACGGACATCGGTAAAGTCAAAGTCGGTCAGAACGTAACGTTTACCATCGACACATACAGCGGTAAGACGTTTACAGGCACCGTAACGAAGATATCGAACCAATCCACCACGGCGAACAACGTCATCTATTACACCGTCTATGTGGCAGTCCACCCGACAGAATATGACCTCAAGCCTGACATGACGGCGCGTCTTGTCATCAACACGAACGAACGCCACAACGTACTCTATCTCCCGAACGAAGCAGTCAAAGTAGTCAACGGACAGGCAACGGTACAAGTCCTCGAAAAAGGCAAACAGGTAACGAAAAACGTCACGACAGGCCTCTCGGGCGAAATGAGCACTGAGATCGTCAGCGGCCTCTCTGAAGGCGAAGAAGTCGTCATTCCGGAGAAAAAGACGAAAACTCGTACACCGATGAAGATGTTCTAA